The Weissella confusa DNA window CCAACCCCGGCAATTTCATCCAACTTTGAGCCTAAAGAACTCTTTGAGCGAAGTTGACGGTGGAACGTGATGGCAAAACGGTGCACTTCATCTTGAATACGTTGCAATAGAAAGAATCCTTGCGACTTCGGATCCAAGTTAACGTGTGGCTCACCTTCTTCACGCAACAAGTCAGCCGTCTTGTGTTGGTCATTCTTAACCATCGCTGCGACTGGAATTGCCAAACCAAGTTCATCTTCAATGACTTCACGGGCCGCATTCAACTGAATCACGCCACCGTCCATCAAAATCAAATCCGGCATTTCAGCATGCTCCTTGAGCAAACGCGTGTAGCGACGACGAATAACTTCCATCGTTTCAGCACGTTCATCCGCATGGTCAACCGTCTTGGTCTTATACTTGCGGTACTTATTCTTGTTCGGCACACCATCTTCAAAGACAACCATGGCTGAAACCATTTCTTCACCCTGGGTGTGTGAGTGGTCAAAGGCCTCAATGCGGTGGATGTGGTCAAGACCGAGTGCGTCCGCAATTTCTTGCATCGCCCCGTTCGTCTTCGACTCATTCATTTCCATCAAGCGGAACTTTTCATCTAACACGATTTTGGCATTCTTTTCCGCCAAGTCGAGCAAGTCACGCTTTTCCCCACGTTGCGGTGTACGCACGGGCACATTCAACACTTCTGAGATAATTTGCTTATCAACCCCTGCCGGCACCAAAATCTCCTTTGGCAACACAGCATTCTTACGGTTGTAGAACTGCAAAATAAAGCTCGTCAATTCTTCTTCAGGTGAATCAACAATGGCAAAGGTGCGCTTCTCACGTTTCATCAAACGCGCTTGGCGAATGAAGAAGACTTGAACAGACAGCCAGCCCTTGTCCATATAAAAGTTGAACAAGTCACGTGGCGTACCGTCCTTTGAGATAATCTTTTGCTTTTCAACGGTTGTCTCAATGAACTTCAATTGGTCACGCAAATCGGCAGCACGCTCAAACTCAAGCTTTTCAGCCGCGTCAGCCATCTTGCCTTGCAAGACCTTCGTCACTTCCTTTGTATCCCCATCCAAGAAACGTTGAATCTTCTTGATTTGATCCAAGTACTCCGTGAATGGCACCTTACGATAGCAAGGGCCCAAGCATTGTCCCATGTTGGCATACAAACATGGACGTCCTTGGTAACCGTTACAACGACGTAATGGATAAACCTTTTGCAAGAAATGCAAGGTTTCCTGCGCAGCGTAAACGTTAGGATAAGGACCAAAGTATTGGGCGCCGTCTTCTTTGACGTCGTTGGCCAATTCAAGCTTTGGATCCGATTCGTGGGTAATCTTAATGTAAGGGTACCCCGTTCCACGCTTCAAGCGAATGTTATAGTACGGCTGGTACTTTTGAATCAACGTGATTTCAAGCAACAAGGATTCCTTTTCAGAACTCGTGACAATGAAATCAAAGTCCGCAATATTCTCAACCAGCTGGGCTGTCTTACCGGTGTGTTCACTTTTAAAGTAAGAACGCACACGGTTTTTTAGGTTCTTGGCCTTACCAACATAAATGATTTTCCCGTTCACATCCTTCATTTGGTATGAGCCGGGCAAATCTGGTAGCAGCGCAAGTTTTTGTTCAATATGTTCTGACGCCATCCGCTTTTCCTTTCAAATAGTATTTACTTCATTATACGCCGAAATTCGGTTTAATTTAACCCCGGAGATTGGTTGAAAAACTGCGCAAAAAAAGCCACTAGGAAATCTCTCACTTCCTAGTGGCTTAAGGGTTTACTTTGTCTTGTAGACGTAAATCATTACGGCTAGTGACGTCATCAACAATCCAGCAATCACTTCGACTGTCTCGGTTGAAGATGGTGCCATTGCTGTTGCTGTCGTTGCGGCCAATCCCTCTTCGGCCATCAACCACAATCCTGATACCGTACCTGCAATCGCAAGTGATGCTTGTTGTGCGAACTTCATCTGTTCTTTCCCCTTTAAATAAATAATTGCTTCCGAAGTTGTATATTACGGTTCGTTTTTGAATTATTTATGAAGTTGAAAACGTTCTCATTATTACCAAATGCGAATGCGGTTTTCACCGACGACCAAGCTGCCAACTGGCCCGGCTAACTCACGTTCAATCTTGTCGCCAACTAAGTCTTCATTCAACACATAGTCTGATCCATCCGGTTGCTCAAACTCAGCATCTACCAAGCGCACCTTGCCCAACGTTTCTGATGTCTGGGTTGGGGCAACAAAATTTGTCACCGTTTCTGGTACAGACAATTCTAGGTAATACGCTTCACCCTGCTTCACCACATCAAAGTGTGGATTCATTTCGTCAATGACGTTTGTCTTTTCAGCAGTCGTTGCACGGGCACCGTTCAAATAAACATTATGTGAAACGTACATCGGTTGCTCAACGGTTTCGAATTGCTCAATATCGGTTGGGCGCGTCATGTGCACCGCATCAATGTACGCTTCAAGCGTTGTTGGTGCTTCCGCGAATTGCGCCGTGCCTTGCACTTCCCATGCCTTGTTGGGCGTTCCGATAAATACGTTATTGTAAAAACGGTCATCCCCACCATAAACACAAGCGTAGCCAGCAATCTGAGTTGAATGTGGTGTGTGATATGGCGTCGTACGGTTAAGGACCTTTTGACGCTTCATCGCACCAGCAATCAGGTTATTGACGAACGCGCCACCTTGGGCAAATTCATCAACCGCATTTTCAGAACCGAAGACATTGTGATCAACCATGAATGGTCCGTGGCTCACTTCAACGAAGAAGTCACGATTATTGTGGTGATAAACGTTACGGTTAATGCGCGTACCTTGCGTCTGCCAATCCAACCACGTTCCCAAAACTGTATTGTGAATGTGGTTATGCGTCAGTTGCACATCAATTGCAGCGTGCAACTTAATACCAGCAACTTCCCAGCCGTGATATTCACGCTTCAAGCCAATGTTGTAGATATGATTATCCGCAATCGTTGAGAAGACACAACCTAAGTGACCCACGATACCATTTTGACCACAGTCATAAATCTCATTGTCGCGGACAATGTGTGACCCAATTGTTTCCTTGCGCCAACCATGATTGTTAATTGCTTCAAACACCGTTTCCAATTGATATTGGTAGCCTGGCTTATCACGACGATGCGTGTAGTAGTTATCGCCTGATGCACGTTCCTTACCAAGTGAAATACCACTGGTCTTCGCATCGTGGATGCGATTGTTCTCAATAATCCACCCCTTGCTCCAGTGCGCACCAATCAAGCCAGGTTGCTCTGCAGTTGGTGGCGTCCAGGGCGTTGCCGCTTGGGCCATTTCGAAACCACGCACCGTGATGTAATTACGGCCAATTTGGCTTGGATAGAACACATATGGACGCACGTTCATTTCAATCAAATGCTCTGACGGCTTAATGTCATGAAAATTAGCATAGATTGTCGTCACGTCATCCGTCACCTCAGCGAACCACTTGTACTTGGTACGGGCTGGGTACGGTTCCGCAATTTCCTCATCGGTCATAAAGTCATGCACGTGATTACGCTCTTCACCAGCATCAACCTCGGCCAATGATTGTGCTTCGTACATTGAAACCCCATCAATATAAATGTCCGCCGTGTGCGTCTTACGGTTCAAATTTGAAATGAGCCAATCCCCATTTAGCTCATCATCAAACGGATTAAACTCACCAAACACCTTGTTATCCACGATCGCCTTATAGACCGAACCAGCAATCTCTTCCCACTCAGTAACCACTTCTGAGCCCTTGATAACCACCTTTTCGCGTGGCGCTGCTTGATAAACAATGCGGCGTCGGTCGCTTAACCCGGCATTCTTTGGATTCACCCATTCACGGTATTCCCCCTCGTGAACGATGACCGTGTCGCCCGGTTGCGCAATTTGCGCAGCGTGATTAATCGTCAACAACGGATGATCTGCTGTCCCGTCGTGATGATCATTTCCTGTTTTTGCAACGTGAATCTGCATTTTTCCTACCCCCATGAAATCACTTTTGCCCCTTCATCATAAACAAAAGTGACGCCTATCTAACGGCAAAAGAATGAATTTATTTTGACGACAGCACCCTAGGTAAACGTGGTATACTATTGGCAAGAATATTTGATGGGGGAAAGCCAAATGCCATTGCAAACTAAGCGTACGGATGAATTGAGCAAGCAATTTGATGACTTGTTCGTTATGCCCGAAGTTAAGGATGATCAAAAGGATCGTTTCTTGGGCAAGAAGGAAGAAGAGCAATTGAAGCAATAATCTGCTCACGAAAAAACGTCGACCATAATCGGTCGACGTTTTTTGTTTAGTCTTTTGTTTTAACGAACAAGCCCTTCAGACTAGCCAAAGCAGCCTTCGTGATATTACCGTCGTTGTACGTCAACACGTTGCGCTTGTAAACACGCAAGCCAAACATGCTGATGAATACCAACACAATCACTTCAAGCACCAACGCAATCGCAGCATCCCCCATCGTCGCATATTGCAACCCAAGACGAGCCGGCATTAGTGTTTGTGAGATGAACGGCACGTATGACAAGATGTTCAAGAACGTATTGTTTGGTTGACCTGACAACGTAAACGTTAGCACATAACCAATCATCGCCAAGTATGTGATTGGCGCTACTGCTTGTTGCACCTGACTCAAGTCATTGACCATCGCGGCAACAATCGCAGTTAGCACCATGTACATGAAGATGGCAACCAGTGCGATTAGCAAGGTCATAATGGCAAAGCCAGCATCAACACCGGCCAACAATTCCTTGATCATCTTCAAGTACTTGTAGTGCGGTGCAAAGATGTTAACCAACAAACCAGCAATCACGTATAGCAAACCGTGCGTCAACGCCAAGCCAGCAATACCGCTCAACTTACCAAAGAATTGCACAGCTGGCGATGTCGCAGCCAACAAGATTTCCATGATACGTGATGACTTCTCATTGGCAATCTCTTGCGCAATCATACTGATGTATGACGTCAAGAACACGAAAATCAAGATACCAATGGCCGATGCCAAAGCTGTGTTAGCCGAATTGGCTACCGCACCACCTGCTGATTGACCCTTGTCACTTTGTGTCGTGGTCTTCAAAACCGGTGGCGTCATCAACTTTTGCAAGTCCGCACCTGATAAGTTAATTTCAGCTGCCGTATTCAACATTGAAAAACTCGTCAAGGTGGCTTTCAGCTTCGTTTCTGAAACTGATTCACCGTCCGCTGACGCAACCAATTGGAACTTGGACTCGCCAGTTTCCTTCAAATAGGCATCCAACTTACCTTTGCGCAAATCGGTCTTAGCTTGCTTTTCAGACGTAACTGCCTTCACCTTAGCATCGAAACCATCAGTCTTTTTCAAGTACGTCGTTAGCGCTGGTTGGTTAACCACTCCGACAACCGGTGTCTTATGACTTTGCGTGGCCGTGATGATAAAGGTGATACCTGCGATAACACCCACAATCAATACTGGCGCCAAGACCAATGCCCAATAACCAAATGACTTAATACGCGTTAGGTAGGTTTGGCGAGCCACTAAGAATAATTGTCGACTAGTCATTTACGCCACCTCCTTGCACTTCACGACGGAAAATTTCATCCAGCGTTGGCGCTGTTTGGGCAAACACTGGCACATAACCATCTTGCGCAACAGTGCTAAAGACTTGGCGTCCAACCTCAGCGTTGGTCAAACGCACTTGGCGTCCAATCCCTTGTGGTTCAACTGACACCACGCCATCAATGGCCAACAAATCAGCATCTGCCACTGGTGACTCAATGTAAATCTCCGTACGCCCGAATGATTCACGAATTTCAGTTGTCGCACCACTCAAAACCGTTTCACCATGACGCAACATCGTGAGGTGGTCCGACAACTTTTCAACCCCCGACATATTGTGAGAACTGAAAATAATCATCGCGCCATCTTGCTTCAAACGCTTAATTTCATTCATCATCAATTCCGTATTCACCGGATCTAGCCCGGTAAAAGGCTCGTCCAAAATCAAGAATTCTGGGTGGAAAATAACTGTCGAAATCAGTTGGACCTTTTGTGCGTTACCCTTAGAGAGCTTTTGGACTTTGTCAGTCGTCTTACCAACGACATCCAGACGCTTCATCCAATCTTGCAAAGAGGCCTTCGCATCAGCACGCTTCATGCCGTGCAACTCAGCAAAGTACATCACTTGTTCTTCAATGGTTAGCTTTTGGTACAGCCCACGCTCCTCAGGCAAGAAGCCAATGTGTTGCTTATCAGCTGACGTAATCTTATGCCCATCCCAAGCAATTTCACCACTCGTTGGTTCGATAAAATCTAGAATCATGCGAAACGTCGTCGTTTTACCCGCACCGTTTTGCCCAATCAACCCCATAACCTCGCCCGGGTTGATAACCATATTCATATCCCGAACTGCTAGTTTGTCACCAAACTGCTTGTTCAGGTTTTTTAATTCAATCATGTAAGCTACTCCCTATTTGTCTGACATGTTAATACCATTGTACCCAAGCCATATGAATAATTGTATAAACTTTATTCATTTGTTAGAAAAAACCTGTCACAGCCCGCATAACAAAAAAGGACGCATCCCCCGAAAAGGAATGCGTCCTTCATTAGGCATTATGCCCAGTTAATTTCATCTCGTTGCACAAGTTGGAAATCAATATTTGCCATACGTGCGCGTCCAGTTGGGTTTTGACCATGGACTTGCAAGTAGAAACGAACGTCGTCGTCATCACGCATCTCTGCTGGTGACAACACAACGTCGTGGTCGTAGTGCAATTGGAATCCCTTGAGCTCTGGCACATACGTGTATAGACGACCAACATCGACATCAAAATCGGCGCGATACATTGCTACCAATTCGACGTCCGTTGCTGGATTTGTTAAATCATAACGAATCATCTGACGGCCTCCATCTCATTTAATCGTATGCGTTATTTTAGTGCTTCACGGCGGAAACGGTCAAGCATTTCGGGTGTAAACTTCAACTCACGTGGCTTAGATCCATTTTGTTCACCTATCAAGCCGCGATCCGTTAGCGCATCCATGATACGACCGGCACGGTTATAACCCATACCAAAGTGGCGTTGAATTGATGATGTTGAAGCACCACCAGCGCGCAAAATAAATTCAAGCACATCATCCCAACGTTCATCTAGCTCATCACCTTCTGAACCAGGATTATCAATCGCGTTCACTTCTTCGTCAGATACTTCCATGCTCTTATCATATTGGGCTTCACCTTGATTCTTGATGAAGTCCGTCAATGACTCAACGTCTTCGTCAGTCAAGAAAGCACCTTGAACACGTTGTGGCCCGTTTGAACCAATTGGGGCGAACAGCATATCACCACGACCCAAGAGCTTCTCGGCACCGTTACTATCCAAAATCGTACGTGAATCAACACCAGATGAAACGGCAAACGCCATTCGTGATGGCACGTTCGCCTTAATCAAACCGGTGATAATATCAACAGATGGACGCTGTGTAGCAACAATCATGTGGATACCAGCGGCACGACCCAATTGTGCAATACGCACAATTGAATTTTCAACGTCACCAGAAACGGCTGACGTCATCATCAAGTCAGCCAACTCGTCAATAATGACAACCAAGTATGGCATCTTTTGAAGCACAGTGCTTGGATCAGCTGCATTACGCTTTTCGACTAAGCGGTTGTAACCATCGATGTTACGCACCCCTTCATCAGCCAGCAACTTAAAACGACGATCCATTTCAGCGACAACCTTCTTCAAGCCGAGTGATGCCTTCTTAGGGTCTGAGATAACTGGTGTAATCAAGTGTGGAATATCGTTATAAACTGACAATTCCACCTTCTTAGGGTCAACCAACATCAAGCGAACTTGTGATGGCTTGGCCTGTAACAGAATTGATGCCAAAATGCCGTTGATGGCGACTGACTTACCTGAACCAGTTGAACCAGCAATCAACAAGTGTGGCATCTTCGTCAAATCAAGCTTCACAACGCCACTTGTGACACCACGACCAATTGGAACAACCAATGGCTTCGTCGTATCAATACCGGCCTCTTCAACCATGTCTCGGAAACCAACTGTCGCTTGTTGATCATTAGCAACTTCGATTCCGACGACGTTTTTACCAGGAATTGGTGCTTCGATACGCAATGACTTAGCAGCCAACGCCAACGCCAAATCATCAGCAAGGTTTTGAATCTTTGATACCTTCACACCAACTGCTGGCTTAATTTCGTATTGAGTAACGGTTGGTCCAAGGACCACCTTTTCAACCGTCGCGTTGATGTTAAAGCTCTTCAATGTTTCGTGCAAGATACGGGCCTTATCGTTCAACGCATCGCGCTCAGCTGACTGGTCAGTTGAACCGATGTGTTGTAACAAATCAGTCGTTGGCAAAACGTAATCCTTATCATCAATCACAGTACCCAAGCCAGACGCATCCACGTCAGCAGTTGGTTCTGAAATGGTTGACGGTTCAACGTGGCCTACGTTTGATTGATGCGCCGTTGTCTTTGGTGACGTTTGCGCGTCATTGTGACCAAGAATATCAGCGTGCGTCAACGGCACATCTTGACCAGGTAACAGTTCGTCATCCGGCAAGTCCTCGCCATAAACTACCGGCTCAATCGCAGCATCTTGCGCTTGAATAACCTCATCTGGATTAAAGCTTGGATCATACGCCATTTCAACTGGTGCTTCATCTTCGCTTGGTAGCGGCGTGAACTCATTCGTCACTGGTTCTGCAGCCGCAAATGTCGACCCATCAACTGGTGCTTCCGGCTTGAATGGTGCCGGTGCCACAATTTCTGGCATCACGAATTCAGTGGCCGTTGCGTCTACTTCAGGTTCAGCATCCACAACTGCCGTAGGTGCCTTAGCCTTCTTTGATTTGATTGGCGCATCGTTTGACGCAGAAGCATCAGGTAAGCCATCAATCATATTTGCGGCACGTTCCGCTTCTGAGGCAAACGGATCTTCATTGAAGAAATCTTGCATCGCCGACTTTTGACGGACACGGAAGCTTTCGATCGATTCAGTCACTTTTTCATGGGCTGTTGAAGCTTGCGTTTGAACCAAATCACCCGCACCTTCAGCCAAGTTAAAGAAGTTGTCAAAGACATCGCGAATTGGCAAATTGAAGAACATCACTGGTCCGGCAATCAATAGAATAACCGCCACTAGCCATGAACCAAAATCAGCCATTGCCATGTATGTGCCACTATAAAGCATGGCACCAATTAAGCCACCACCAACTGGGGTTGTGACTGCCTTGTTATTCATATCTTGATTGATTAACGTTTGGATGGTTTGTGCATACGCTTCATGCACATTCATCTTATCGAAAAGTAAGATTGAACCAACCAACATGATGCCCACATAAAAGAGGGCAAAGCCAACATATTGTTGCCACTTAAAGCGCTTTGGCCATTGGCCGTAAGCAACTACCACGAGTAGCGGAATTAAGAGTACCAGTAACAAGAATTGATAAGATCCACCTACTACTAGGCGAATAATATTGGCCAAAAACTTACCAACTAATCCAACCTTGGCAATGGCAATTACTGTCATAATGGTCGCAAATAGGCCAATAAGTTGTGGCCCACGTTCCAGCCACCAATTCTGTTGGGCTGCTTTTTTCTTTTTGGCAGACGTCGACTTTTTCGGCGTTGTTTTACGCTTGGTAGTCGGACGCTTTTTTGCTGTCGCCGCCATATTAATCTCCTTTCTTAAGTGAATAAACGCTCATTTATTTTTACTTCAACTTGTCGTAGTCGTATTCGTGAGTCAAATCTAGGTTTGGGAACCCTTGTTGGCGCAACGTTTCGTAGATAACGATAGCGGCTGTGTTTGACAAGTTCAATGAACGAATGTGGTCATCGTTTTGTGGGATACGCAATGCCTTTTCAGGGTGTTGCTTCATGAACGGCTCTGGCAAACCAGTCGTTTCCTTACCAAACAAGAAGTAGTAATCGTGATCAGGGTTTGTGTAATCAGCCTCGTGATAGGCACGTGGTGCGAACTTTGAAATCAAGAACAATTCGTCCGTCTCCTTCAAGCTGGCCATAAAGGCTGGCAAGTTTTCGTGAATTGTAATATCAACTGTATCCCAGTAGTCCAATCCAGCGCGCTTAACGTGCTTGTCGTCCAACTTGAATCCCAAAGGTTCAATCAAGTGAAGCTTCGTGTTTGTTCCCGTTGCAGTACGGGCAATGTTTCCAGTATTTGCTGGCATCAATGGCTCAAATAATACGATGTGATTCGTGCTCATGATTATCTCCTATTCCGGGGAGGCTCCCCTCCCCCAACGCGTTTAATTGCATACAAAAATAAGTATAGCATGGTCTGATAACTGACCACGCTATACTTAGCAAACCTTATTAAATGCTTTACTCGTTTTCTTCCGTAAATAGACCTGAGTTTTCTTGCCACCACTTATACAAACGGTACAACAATACCTTCAAGATGGCATACCCTGGAATTCCGAAAATAACGCCCACCAAACCGAAAATATTTCCGGCTGACAACAAGATAACCAAAACGGTTACTGGGTGAATATGCAACGAATTACCGAGCAGCTTCGGCGTAATGAGTCGGCCTTCCAACGTCTGTTCGATCATAAAGACCACTAGTACTGAAACTAGCATCATTGGCGAGACGAATAGTCCAACGACCACCGCTGGCACCATTGCCAAAAACGATCCTAAGAACGGAATCAAATTTAGCACACCAGCAACAATTGCAATCAACCAACCATATGGCAAACCGATAATGGTATAACCAATCGCGAACATCACCATAACGGCAAAAGCAACTGACAATTGACCACGAATGTAGTTTGAAATTTGGTTGTTAATTTCACCAATTGTTTCAAGGAATGATGGTCGTGCCTGCGGTGGCAAAAATTTCGCCATGTAGCCTGGCATTTGGTGCCCATCCTTCAACAAGTAGAACAACATGAACGGGAACGTCAACAAGGTTATGACAACCGTCGTTACCGTCCCGACAACTGAAGAAACTCCTTTGATACCCTTGCTTGCATACTCAGCTGAGTAGTTTTTGAACCAGGTCGTCAAGTCATTATTCGTCTCGTTGAACCACTTATTGACCGACATGAATCGCTTGTCTGACGTCAAATTATCAACAGTCTTAACAATGCTACGCCAGTATTCTGGCCAGTGCTTAATCAATCCAGCAACCTGATCCGTAATCCACGGAATGAATACAGCCAATCCCCAAATAATTAACAGCGCCAAGACAACGAATTGAATCGTAATCGTTACGGCGCGATGCAACTTAAAACGGCGCTCGGCCCAATCAACCATCGGATTTAGCAAGTAGTAAAAGACACCCGCGATAATAATCGGTGCCCCCACTGCGCCGAACAAGCCAGCGACTGGCGCAAAGATGAAATCAACCTTCTTTAGCATATAAATAATGGCCAACGTCAGCAAAATAACCAGCATCGTTGAAATGATTTTATTATCTAACAGCCAGCGATACAAAATCGACCGGTGTTTTTGG harbors:
- the uvrC gene encoding excinuclease ABC subunit UvrC, translated to MASEHIEQKLALLPDLPGSYQMKDVNGKIIYVGKAKNLKNRVRSYFKSEHTGKTAQLVENIADFDFIVTSSEKESLLLEITLIQKYQPYYNIRLKRGTGYPYIKITHESDPKLELANDVKEDGAQYFGPYPNVYAAQETLHFLQKVYPLRRCNGYQGRPCLYANMGQCLGPCYRKVPFTEYLDQIKKIQRFLDGDTKEVTKVLQGKMADAAEKLEFERAADLRDQLKFIETTVEKQKIISKDGTPRDLFNFYMDKGWLSVQVFFIRQARLMKREKRTFAIVDSPEEELTSFILQFYNRKNAVLPKEILVPAGVDKQIISEVLNVPVRTPQRGEKRDLLDLAEKNAKIVLDEKFRLMEMNESKTNGAMQEIADALGLDHIHRIEAFDHSHTQGEEMVSAMVVFEDGVPNKNKYRKYKTKTVDHADERAETMEVIRRRYTRLLKEHAEMPDLILMDGGVIQLNAAREVIEDELGLAIPVAAMVKNDQHKTADLLREEGEPHVNLDPKSQGFFLLQRIQDEVHRFAITFHRQLRSKSSLGSKLDEIAGVGPKTRQKLLTKFGSLKKIANASIEELREVGVSEKVANAIKISLQAIQHSDD
- a CDS encoding right-handed parallel beta-helix repeat-containing protein produces the protein MQIHVAKTGNDHHDGTADHPLLTINHAAQIAQPGDTVIVHEGEYREWVNPKNAGLSDRRRIVYQAAPREKVVIKGSEVVTEWEEIAGSVYKAIVDNKVFGEFNPFDDELNGDWLISNLNRKTHTADIYIDGVSMYEAQSLAEVDAGEERNHVHDFMTDEEIAEPYPARTKYKWFAEVTDDVTTIYANFHDIKPSEHLIEMNVRPYVFYPSQIGRNYITVRGFEMAQAATPWTPPTAEQPGLIGAHWSKGWIIENNRIHDAKTSGISLGKERASGDNYYTHRRDKPGYQYQLETVFEAINNHGWRKETIGSHIVRDNEIYDCGQNGIVGHLGCVFSTIADNHIYNIGLKREYHGWEVAGIKLHAAIDVQLTHNHIHNTVLGTWLDWQTQGTRINRNVYHHNNRDFFVEVSHGPFMVDHNVFGSENAVDEFAQGGAFVNNLIAGAMKRQKVLNRTTPYHTPHSTQIAGYACVYGGDDRFYNNVFIGTPNKAWEVQGTAQFAEAPTTLEAYIDAVHMTRPTDIEQFETVEQPMYVSHNVYLNGARATTAEKTNVIDEMNPHFDVVKQGEAYYLELSVPETVTNFVAPTQTSETLGKVRLVDAEFEQPDGSDYVLNEDLVGDKIERELAGPVGSLVVGENRIRIW
- a CDS encoding ABC transporter permease, whose protein sequence is MTSRQLFLVARQTYLTRIKSFGYWALVLAPVLIVGVIAGITFIITATQSHKTPVVGVVNQPALTTYLKKTDGFDAKVKAVTSEKQAKTDLRKGKLDAYLKETGESKFQLVASADGESVSETKLKATLTSFSMLNTAAEINLSGADLQKLMTPPVLKTTTQSDKGQSAGGAVANSANTALASAIGILIFVFLTSYISMIAQEIANEKSSRIMEILLAATSPAVQFFGKLSGIAGLALTHGLLYVIAGLLVNIFAPHYKYLKMIKELLAGVDAGFAIMTLLIALVAIFMYMVLTAIVAAMVNDLSQVQQAVAPITYLAMIGYVLTFTLSGQPNNTFLNILSYVPFISQTLMPARLGLQYATMGDAAIALVLEVIVLVFISMFGLRVYKRNVLTYNDGNITKAALASLKGLFVKTKD
- a CDS encoding ABC transporter ATP-binding protein — translated: MIELKNLNKQFGDKLAVRDMNMVINPGEVMGLIGQNGAGKTTTFRMILDFIEPTSGEIAWDGHKITSADKQHIGFLPEERGLYQKLTIEEQVMYFAELHGMKRADAKASLQDWMKRLDVVGKTTDKVQKLSKGNAQKVQLISTVIFHPEFLILDEPFTGLDPVNTELMMNEIKRLKQDGAMIIFSSHNMSGVEKLSDHLTMLRHGETVLSGATTEIRESFGRTEIYIESPVADADLLAIDGVVSVEPQGIGRQVRLTNAEVGRQVFSTVAQDGYVPVFAQTAPTLDEIFRREVQGGGVND
- a CDS encoding DNA translocase FtsK, whose amino-acid sequence is MAATAKKRPTTKRKTTPKKSTSAKKKKAAQQNWWLERGPQLIGLFATIMTVIAIAKVGLVGKFLANIIRLVVGGSYQFLLLVLLIPLLVVVAYGQWPKRFKWQQYVGFALFYVGIMLVGSILLFDKMNVHEAYAQTIQTLINQDMNNKAVTTPVGGGLIGAMLYSGTYMAMADFGSWLVAVILLIAGPVMFFNLPIRDVFDNFFNLAEGAGDLVQTQASTAHEKVTESIESFRVRQKSAMQDFFNEDPFASEAERAANMIDGLPDASASNDAPIKSKKAKAPTAVVDAEPEVDATATEFVMPEIVAPAPFKPEAPVDGSTFAAAEPVTNEFTPLPSEDEAPVEMAYDPSFNPDEVIQAQDAAIEPVVYGEDLPDDELLPGQDVPLTHADILGHNDAQTSPKTTAHQSNVGHVEPSTISEPTADVDASGLGTVIDDKDYVLPTTDLLQHIGSTDQSAERDALNDKARILHETLKSFNINATVEKVVLGPTVTQYEIKPAVGVKVSKIQNLADDLALALAAKSLRIEAPIPGKNVVGIEVANDQQATVGFRDMVEEAGIDTTKPLVVPIGRGVTSGVVKLDLTKMPHLLIAGSTGSGKSVAINGILASILLQAKPSQVRLMLVDPKKVELSVYNDIPHLITPVISDPKKASLGLKKVVAEMDRRFKLLADEGVRNIDGYNRLVEKRNAADPSTVLQKMPYLVVIIDELADLMMTSAVSGDVENSIVRIAQLGRAAGIHMIVATQRPSVDIITGLIKANVPSRMAFAVSSGVDSRTILDSNGAEKLLGRGDMLFAPIGSNGPQRVQGAFLTDEDVESLTDFIKNQGEAQYDKSMEVSDEEVNAIDNPGSEGDELDERWDDVLEFILRAGGASTSSIQRHFGMGYNRAGRIMDALTDRGLIGEQNGSKPRELKFTPEMLDRFRREALK
- a CDS encoding tRNA (cytidine(34)-2'-O)-methyltransferase, coding for MSTNHIVLFEPLMPANTGNIARTATGTNTKLHLIEPLGFKLDDKHVKRAGLDYWDTVDITIHENLPAFMASLKETDELFLISKFAPRAYHEADYTNPDHDYYFLFGKETTGLPEPFMKQHPEKALRIPQNDDHIRSLNLSNTAAIVIYETLRQQGFPNLDLTHEYDYDKLK
- a CDS encoding AI-2E family transporter, whose translation is MSNNQKHRSILYRWLLDNKIISTMLVILLTLAIIYMLKKVDFIFAPVAGLFGAVGAPIIIAGVFYYLLNPMVDWAERRFKLHRAVTITIQFVVLALLIIWGLAVFIPWITDQVAGLIKHWPEYWRSIVKTVDNLTSDKRFMSVNKWFNETNNDLTTWFKNYSAEYASKGIKGVSSVVGTVTTVVITLLTFPFMLFYLLKDGHQMPGYMAKFLPPQARPSFLETIGEINNQISNYIRGQLSVAFAVMVMFAIGYTIIGLPYGWLIAIVAGVLNLIPFLGSFLAMVPAVVVGLFVSPMMLVSVLVVFMIEQTLEGRLITPKLLGNSLHIHPVTVLVILLSAGNIFGLVGVIFGIPGYAILKVLLYRLYKWWQENSGLFTEENE